TGGATAAAACCGATGCGGAACAGGCATTTGAAAAAGCGCAAACCGCACTGGCTACCAGTGTGCGCCAGACGCATCAGCTGATGATTAACAGCAAGCAATATCAGGCCTCGATTGCCCTGCGAAAAACCGCGCTGGCGCAGGCGGAAGCGGATCTTAAACGCCGCGAGCCGTTGGGTGCCTCAAACCTGATTGGGCGTGAAGAATTACAGCACGCGCGCGACGCCGTCGCTACCGCCAGAGCACAGCTGGACGTGGCGGTGCAGCAATATAATGCCAATCAGGCGGTAATTCTGGATACCTCGCTGGAAAACCAGCCTGCGGTAAAACAGAACGCCGCCGCGCTGCGTGACGCCTGGCTGGCGTTGCAGCGTACCGACATTCGCAGCCCGATTGACGGCTACGTTTCCCGCCGCAGCGTCCAGGTAGGCGCGCAGATCTCTCCCACCACGCCGCTGATGGCGGTAGTACCCGCTACCGGCATTTGGGTCGACGCCAACTTTAAAGAGACGCAGCTGGCAGGCGTGCGCATCGGCCAACCGGCGACGGTGATCAGCGATATCTATGGTGATGATGTGGTTTACCACGGTAAAGTCGTCGGCCTGGATATGGGCACCGGCAGCGCCTTCTCGCTGCTGCCCGCGCAGAACGCAACGGGCAACTGGATCAAAGTCGTCCAGCGTCTGCCGG
The sequence above is a segment of the Mixta intestinalis genome. Coding sequences within it:
- the emrA gene encoding multidrug efflux MFS transporter periplasmic adaptor subunit EmrA produces the protein MSANAETQSPQKPAGKKKTRKKALIILAVLFILAGIAYLIYWALVLRHFEETDDAYVAGNQVQIMAQVTGSVNRVWFDNTDFVKKGDVLVTLDKTDAEQAFEKAQTALATSVRQTHQLMINSKQYQASIALRKTALAQAEADLKRREPLGASNLIGREELQHARDAVATARAQLDVAVQQYNANQAVILDTSLENQPAVKQNAAALRDAWLALQRTDIRSPIDGYVSRRSVQVGAQISPTTPLMAVVPATGIWVDANFKETQLAGVRIGQPATVISDIYGDDVVYHGKVVGLDMGTGSAFSLLPAQNATGNWIKVVQRLPVRIELDAKEVADHPLRIGLSTLVKIDTSNKEGSVLASQVRQSPAYQSDALAIDLAPVNQLISEIIRANASE